The nucleotide window TGCGGTGGATGGCGACGTGAGCGGGAGGCTCGAAGCGGTTGGCGGCCTGCGCGATATCGCGAAGCGTCTGGTCGGAGACACCCTGCCCTTCGGCTTTGCCGTCCGGGCGGACGCCGAAGAGCGCCATGCCGCCGGCGCCATTCAGAAATGCGCAAAGGGTCTGCATGCCTTCCTTCAGTTCGCCGGTCGAACGCTTGAACTCACACGCCAGACCCTCGCCCTGACGCAAAAGGGCCGATAGTTGCTGCAAATTGGTCGGGGCATTCGTGTTCATGACAGTCTCCGCCGGAACAGTTGACTTTCGCGCTTTTCGCCCACAATCATACCACCCGCACTCTTCCCGGCCTGCACAAAGCCGCCTTCAATCAGAAGCGCGGACAGGCTAAATAGTTACTTCGCCAATATGATTCTCAACGGCGTTTGCGTTTCTTTTGCTTTCGCTTCGAGCGATTTCCTGCTGACCTCGTGTCACCGCCTTTCGAGGTCGCAGTTTTATCTCGATCTGATTGGCCCTGATGCACTGATGATGTTGTGGGCGCCGAATTGCCCTTGCCAACGGCGAGTGGGAGTTGTAGCGGTTTCTCCACGACATCGGCCTCGGAACTATCCTGGTGAATGACCTGGAAAACAACGCGCTCGGTCACCTCGGACAGGTATGTCCGCAGCGTCTCGGAGATCTCATAGAACTCGGGCCACAGCGTCTCATCGACAAACCTCTTCGATGCCCTTGCCATCACCGTGGTGTGACGCTGTCCCCTGTATCGGTAAGGCTTGATGCCGTAACGGCGAAGCAGGGCGACGAACACCTTGCGCGACCACATGTCTTCCATGGAGAACTTGTACTCGACCGGCGGATCCTCCCGCTCCAATGATCTCAACCGCTCCAGGATTCGCTGCCTTGCCCTCTCGGCCGCTACCTTTTCACCCTCGATCGTCTCGCCAGCGAAAAGCGCCTCAACAAGGCGAAGCTTTTCTATTAGTTTGGCTTCGTCCATAAGCATCGTCCGTTCCTCAGAACATGGCATTCTAACGATTAAATCATTTTGAACTTCAGCCGCCGTAGGGGTCCACGAAGAAGACCTCATCAGGGCTGAAATCTTCGGGGTCGAAATCTTCCCCCACCCACTCGAGCATCTCCTCGTGCTCCTCGTGCTGGGGATCGTTGATTATCTCCAGCAGGTTGATGTATCCCCAGACACCTCCGCAATCCTCTGGAGGGCAAGCACGCTTTCCCGCGACGCACCGCGGGTACTGGAGGTTCTCTTCGCGGGGAAGTATCTTCTCCAACTTGACCTTATGCTTCCAGCTGTCGCCGAAGTTGTACTCGTACTTCGCCATGCTGTTCTCCGGCGAGAAATATTCGGCGATGGCTGTCTTCCGCCCCGGGAGGTCTTCCACTAATCCACCTGGATACTCGCTCGACATCCCTATTCTAACGACCACCCCGACTGAAGGGTCGCGAATCTCGAAGACGTGCATATGGTCGTCATCCCAGCCCATGGCATCCTGAATGACCGAGTGGAGATCACAGAACGTGTAACTGCCGGGAACCTGTATTCTGCGCCAGATTGGCGGTTTTATGTCCTCCAGGGAAACCTTGAACTGGTACACATCCTCATAGTCTTCAGCATTCTCGGCTTGCCAGTCTTCTTCACCTGGTTCGCCCACGGTATCACCTGGTGAATCGCCCCAGTCCAGGGCGGTCCTGAACGCATCCATTATGGCCTCGGTGGGAACCGCCATTTCTAGCGCCTCCATGGGAAGATAACCCTCATTCTCCCCGCTCCTTATCCTGTCGATAGCCACCTGGCATATCTTATGGTCGACGTACTCCGGCGGGAAGGCGTCCCTCGCGTTCTCAATGTGCGGGATCGCCCTCTCGTCCTGCTGCTTCACCATAGCGTCCAGGATCTGGAAGAAATCCACGTTCCGGTACTTCCAGTCCAGCTTGCTTGGATCGAAGGTCTCGCGCGGCATCTCGGACATGTATTCGTCCAGCAATCCATTCAGAAACTCGACAGACCGGTCGCAACGAATATCACCTATTGTCCTCAGGTGATAAGTGGTAAGCAGAATGAAGCCACCATCGTCTTCCACAGGGTGCGCAATGCGGTGTTCCATGTCCCTGATGACATCAGGGACACACGCCGGCCCGAACCCCAGCAGGGCATCCCCGGCGCTACCGCCGATGTCGGGGTTTTCCAGCAGATCGACCAGGGGTGCGATCGCTCTTTCGTCCCCTATCTTCCCCAGGGCCTCCATGGCATGAATGGCGCCGAAGCTCTCGTCATCCTCCATGACCTCGATAAGCCCTGGAACAGCCGCCTCTCCCAGGGACAGGAGCTTTTGGACAATCCTCTCGAGCTCCCTGTCCGTCTCCTCCGAATATTTTTCTTCCGCGCCGTATTTCTTTAGCTCCTTAACTAACCTCTCTACATCTTCCACAGACAACTCCTCCTCTACTACTCACCGAACGGCTTCCACACTGATCCGCGCCTTTAGAGACGCGGCTCAAGTGACTGTCAGAGAGGCGCTCCGAGGCGAAGGTTTGGGCATACATCAACATCCAGCCCCGACGCGCGCCCCGCGCTGTAGCGCAGGTAGCCAACGGCCGCCACCATGGCCGCGTTATCGGTGCACAGCGCGCTCGACGTACATATCAAATTCATGCCTTCGCGCATGCACTCGCGGTCAAGCCAATCGCGAAGCGCCGTGTTGCACGCTACGCCCCCGCCAATGACCACATTCTCGAGGCCTCTATCACGCCCCGCCGCCACGGTCTTCTTCACCAGAACCTCCAGGACAGCCGCCTGAAACGACGCCGCGATGTCCGCGACCGCGGGAGGCGCCTTTCCCTCTGACTCGATTTTCGTCACGTGTCTTACCACGGCGGTCTTGAGGCCCGAGAGAGAAAAGTTGTAGTCGCCGCTTCTCAGCATGGCCCTGGGAAAATCGACCGCGCGCGGATTGCCTTCACGCGCCACTTTCTCGA belongs to Candidatus Anoxymicrobium japonicum and includes:
- a CDS encoding ATP-dependent DNA helicase RecG; translation: MNTNAPTNLQQLSALLRQGEGLACEFKRSTGELKEGMQTLCAFLNGAGGMALFGVRPDGKAEGQGVSDQTLRDIAQAANRFEPPAHVAIHR